Sequence from the Bacillus thuringiensis genome:
GGAAGCATGGTGACATGTGGAGCTGACGAATACTAATAGATCGAGGACTTAACCATATAATATGTAGCAAATGTTATCTAGTTTTGAAGGAATATGCCTTCATAGTTTGGTGATGATGGCAGAGAGGTCACACCCGTTCCCATACCGAACACGGAAGTTAAGCTCTCTAGCGCCGATGGTAGTTGGGACCTTGTCCCTGTGAGAGTAGGACGTCGCCAAGCAACTAAAAACACAAGTCTTTTGACTTGTGTTTTTTTATTTCCCATGAAATAGGCTCGGTTCTGCTAGTAAAAAAGCCGAAATATAGTAAGGGATTTTTTGAGCAGAAATATTAAGGAATTGATAAATAAACGGGTAATCTTCAGAACCATAGCTTCCAAGTAAATCATACCACCAATCTGTTTCATATCTAGAAATCATACTTAAATTGTAGAGCAATAAATAATGAACAAGAAGTTCGGGTAATACAGGTTTAGGATTTCTAGGGTCAGTTGTAAGTGGTAAGTAATAAGTATCAGCAAGATATTCGTAGTATAAGGGCGTACTATATATAGGATTCCACGATTGGATAGGAGCTGTAAAAAGCAAATTCGATTCGCTCGTTTTCCCAGGGACATGTTGCATGGATAAATGCTTACAAGTTGATTCAATGTAACGTGAAAATCTTTCTGTAGTCATATGGAGTCGATCTAGTATGTTGACTGAAAAAGAAAGCTCATTTGTATGTGTTGAATCAATTTTATATAAAGTGGCACCTCTTTGACTATAGCGAAATAAGTTTTGTAATTCAGGAATATTTCCCATTAAATCCAACATGTTAAACTTCTCTGATTCTAAGTGTTTCATGTGAAACAGCTGTTCTGCAACATGAGTAAATAATCCGTTTTT
This genomic interval carries:
- a CDS encoding YaaC family protein; translation: MHQTHCTWQQLSFFFSSQNVQRYLARCYEKSSIQDAEKKSFENCYPFIYYLEHGKNYYELYKVSPFSIQPMLLFYGMSQLFKACLLTIDPNYPESTTVLAHGVTTRKRKKQGYQFLEDEVKVQKNGLFTHVAEQLFHMKHLESEKFNMLDLMGNIPELQNLFRYSQRGATLYKIDSTHTNELSFSVNILDRLHMTTERFSRYIESTCKHLSMQHVPGKTSESNLLFTAPIQSWNPIYSTPLYYEYLADTYYLPLTTDPRNPKPVLPELLVHYLLLYNLSMISRYETDWWYDLLGSYGSEDYPFIYQFLNISAQKIPYYISAFLLAEPSLFHGK